The following are from one region of the Hymenobacter radiodurans genome:
- a CDS encoding c-type cytochrome: MKVSTAYVMRQWVLGGFLVSVAACQSADPVQSAPTPLPAPDPAAPAAILGALETDALAAGQAIFAERCVVCHGPDGKLGNNGARDLTKSNLNSNGRVYIVTKGMGKMPAFKDQLTEQEIEQVAAYSLTLH; encoded by the coding sequence ATGAAAGTATCAACTGCTTATGTAATGCGCCAGTGGGTGCTGGGGGGCTTTTTAGTGAGTGTAGCGGCCTGCCAATCAGCCGATCCGGTGCAGTCGGCGCCCACACCGCTGCCCGCGCCTGATCCGGCCGCGCCGGCCGCAATTTTGGGCGCTTTAGAAACGGATGCCTTGGCCGCAGGTCAGGCGATTTTTGCGGAGCGCTGCGTGGTGTGCCACGGCCCCGATGGAAAGCTGGGAAATAATGGCGCCCGCGACCTGACCAAAAGCAACCTAAATAGCAATGGGCGCGTGTACATCGTTACCAAGGGCATGGGCAAAATGCCGGCGTTCAAAGACCAACTCACCGAACAGGAAATTGAGCAGGTAGCCGCGTATTCCCTCACTTTGCACTAG
- a CDS encoding glycosyltransferase family 4 protein, with protein sequence MRVAIVINTSWNIWNFRRSLVKALQAAGHEVLAVAPPDEYSARLETELGCRFVPIRMENKGTNPVKDAQLTRRFYKLYRRERPDVVLHYTIKPNIYGTLAAKMAGIPSVNNVSGLGTVFIIRNMVSRVALGLYRFAFRFPQRVFFQNNDDRQLFLQHGLVQSHITDLLPGSGVDTKRFQPAAEFVRQQPFTFLMVARVLYEKGVEEYFEAARLVRAAVPGTRVQLLGGVDESGNIGVKRTVLDEWLRAGHIEYLGTSDNVAEHLAQADAVVLPSYREGTPKTLLEAAAMAKPIVTTDVPGCRETVENGVNGLLCQVRDAADLAAKMLQILRLSDSELATMGRASRQLAEQKFDEQLVLNKYLGVVNELDKKRT encoded by the coding sequence ATGCGCGTTGCTATTGTTATTAATACCTCCTGGAATATCTGGAATTTTCGCCGCAGCCTGGTGAAAGCCCTACAGGCGGCCGGCCACGAAGTGCTGGCCGTGGCGCCCCCCGATGAATACTCCGCCCGCCTCGAAACCGAATTAGGCTGCCGCTTCGTGCCCATCCGCATGGAAAACAAAGGCACTAATCCGGTGAAAGATGCCCAGCTGACGCGGCGCTTCTATAAGCTCTACCGCCGCGAACGGCCCGATGTAGTGCTGCACTACACCATCAAGCCCAATATCTACGGCACCTTGGCCGCCAAAATGGCCGGTATTCCGAGCGTGAATAATGTGTCGGGTCTGGGTACGGTGTTCATTATCCGTAACATGGTGAGCCGAGTGGCGCTGGGCCTGTATCGGTTTGCGTTTCGGTTTCCGCAGCGGGTATTTTTCCAGAACAACGATGACCGCCAGCTTTTTCTGCAGCACGGCCTTGTACAGTCTCATATAACGGATCTGCTGCCTGGCTCCGGCGTAGATACCAAGCGCTTTCAACCTGCTGCAGAATTCGTTCGACAGCAGCCCTTTACGTTTCTGATGGTAGCCCGAGTGCTGTACGAGAAAGGTGTGGAAGAGTATTTTGAGGCTGCCCGTTTGGTGCGCGCCGCAGTGCCCGGCACCCGCGTACAGCTGCTGGGCGGCGTGGATGAGTCGGGAAATATTGGAGTGAAGCGCACGGTACTGGATGAATGGCTCCGCGCTGGCCACATTGAGTATCTGGGCACTTCCGATAATGTGGCCGAACACTTGGCGCAGGCCGATGCAGTAGTGCTGCCCTCATACCGCGAAGGCACCCCCAAAACTTTGTTGGAAGCTGCGGCCATGGCGAAGCCCATCGTCACGACCGACGTGCCGGGCTGCCGTGAAACCGTAGAAAATGGCGTGAATGGCCTGCTCTGCCAAGTGCGCGACGCCGCAGACTTGGCCGCCAAAATGCTTCAGATTCTACGCCTCAGCGACAGTGAATTAGCCACTATGGGTCGCGCCAGCCGCCAGCTCGCTGAGCAGAAGTTTGATGAACAGCTGGTGTTGAATAAGTATCTGGGCGTAGTGAACGAACTAGACAAAAAGCGTACGTAA